In the Mycolicibacterium thermoresistibile genome, one interval contains:
- a CDS encoding aldehyde dehydrogenase family protein yields the protein MTASPVATSVQFNPETRLYIDGELRESRTGKTVDNINPATEEVLGTATDVGADDMEQAIAAARRAFDTTDWSTNHEFRRRCLLQLHDALQEEKEDIRAELIAEVGATVGMTFIAQLEWPLADAIRWPANYISEFAWERPLPDAALMGAPYHRKVVKEPVGVVGAITQWNFPFEIISNKLGQALATGNSVVLKPAMETPWSALRWCRIIAEKTDIPPGVVNIVPTSDNSIAQVLATDPRVDMVSFTGSTAVGKLIQRLGADTMKRTMLELGGKSAYLVREGADLEAALPGCVGALMHSGQGCALATRMLVPRSIYDQAAEVASATFGSLAVGDPADPNTFCGPLVSARQRDRVLNYIEIAKREGGRITVGGGVPEGLDRGYFVAPTVVADVEPHHTIFQEEIFGPVLSITPYNGGDDAAVELANNSTYGLAGAVMGPDDRAMAVARRIRTGSLMINNSLYYGADAPFGGYKMSGIGRQNGHEGFEQYLETKTIAYPLEAGQ from the coding sequence ATGACGGCTTCGCCGGTCGCCACCAGCGTGCAGTTCAACCCCGAGACCAGGCTCTACATCGACGGTGAGTTGCGGGAGTCGCGGACAGGGAAGACGGTTGACAACATCAACCCGGCAACCGAGGAGGTGCTGGGGACCGCGACCGACGTCGGCGCCGACGACATGGAGCAGGCGATCGCCGCGGCCCGCCGGGCGTTCGACACCACCGACTGGTCGACCAACCACGAGTTCCGCCGGCGCTGCCTGCTGCAGCTGCACGACGCGCTGCAGGAGGAGAAGGAGGACATCCGCGCCGAGTTGATCGCCGAGGTCGGCGCCACCGTGGGCATGACGTTCATCGCCCAGCTGGAGTGGCCGCTGGCCGACGCGATCCGGTGGCCGGCCAACTACATCTCGGAGTTCGCCTGGGAGCGTCCGCTGCCCGACGCGGCCCTGATGGGGGCGCCGTATCACCGCAAGGTCGTCAAGGAGCCGGTGGGCGTCGTCGGGGCGATCACGCAGTGGAACTTCCCGTTCGAGATCATCAGCAACAAGCTCGGCCAGGCCCTGGCCACCGGGAACTCGGTGGTGCTCAAGCCCGCGATGGAGACGCCGTGGAGCGCGCTGCGCTGGTGCCGGATCATCGCCGAGAAGACCGACATCCCGCCGGGCGTGGTGAACATCGTGCCGACGTCGGACAACAGCATCGCGCAGGTGCTGGCCACCGATCCGCGCGTGGACATGGTGTCGTTCACCGGGTCGACGGCGGTCGGCAAGCTGATCCAGCGGCTGGGCGCGGACACGATGAAGCGCACCATGCTCGAATTGGGCGGCAAGTCGGCGTACCTGGTGCGCGAGGGCGCGGATCTGGAGGCTGCACTACCGGGATGCGTTGGCGCGCTGATGCATTCGGGTCAGGGGTGCGCGCTGGCCACCCGCATGCTGGTGCCGCGGTCGATCTACGACCAGGCCGCCGAGGTGGCGAGTGCGACGTTCGGTTCGCTGGCCGTCGGTGACCCGGCGGACCCGAACACGTTCTGCGGGCCGCTGGTGTCGGCCAGACAGCGCGACCGGGTGCTCAACTACATCGAGATCGCCAAGCGCGAAGGGGGCCGGATCACCGTGGGCGGCGGGGTGCCCGAGGGGCTGGACCGCGGCTACTTCGTGGCGCCGACGGTGGTCGCCGACGTCGAACCGCACCACACGATCTTCCAGGAGGAGATCTTCGGGCCGGTGCTGTCGATCACGCCGTACAACGGCGGTGACGACGCCGCTGTCGAGCTGGCGAACAACTCGACCTACGGCCTGGCCGGCGCGGTCATGGGCCCCGACGATCGCGCGATGGCCGTCGCCCGCCGGATCCGCACCGGGTCGCTGATGATCAACAACAGCCTGTACTACGGTGCCGACGCGCCGTTCGGGGGGTACAAGATGAGCGGTATCGGCCGCCAGAACGGCCATGAGGGTTTCGAACAGTACCTCGAGACCAAGACGATCGCCTATCCCCTGGAGGCTGGCCAGTGA
- a CDS encoding acyl-CoA dehydrogenase family protein, with the protein MPAAVDGAVKRSDYVSDVAQFRQDLRQYLRRLDYADVWRSAASTTAEDGLAHDATVMASLYADGWNRYGWPEEAGGLGGTEIHRAVLYEELGQAMLPIPAQAWTLEVIAPSVLKFAPHLASRFLPNYLNGSEWWGQGFSEPESGSDLASLRTRATVDGDGFVVNGQKIWTSQGATAKRLLVLVRTGTPESRHRGLSMLLIDTDTPGLTVRPIALASGRRELAEVFFDDVRVPTDRLIGEVGGGWAVTMFLMQYERGMYGYAALNKSLMELSRVREYMVERAVGQSAWEKFARVYVEVITAQARAASNVRRLAAGEAIGPESSIDKLLFSEAERDVNDLIMDIARDHIMVDPLGADPAELDTVRAEWWYSRAATIMGGTAEVQRGIIADHLLGLPKEKRA; encoded by the coding sequence GTGCCAGCTGCCGTCGACGGCGCCGTCAAGCGTAGCGATTACGTGTCCGACGTGGCCCAGTTTCGGCAGGATCTCCGGCAGTACCTGCGGCGGCTGGACTACGCCGACGTCTGGCGGTCCGCCGCGTCCACCACCGCGGAGGACGGACTCGCCCACGACGCGACCGTGATGGCCAGCCTGTACGCCGACGGCTGGAACCGCTACGGCTGGCCGGAGGAGGCCGGCGGGCTCGGCGGCACCGAGATTCACCGCGCGGTGCTCTACGAGGAGCTCGGCCAGGCGATGCTGCCGATTCCCGCCCAGGCCTGGACGCTCGAGGTGATCGCACCGTCGGTGCTGAAGTTCGCACCGCACCTGGCGAGCCGGTTCCTGCCGAACTACCTCAACGGCTCCGAGTGGTGGGGCCAGGGCTTCTCCGAACCCGAGTCCGGCAGCGACCTGGCCTCGCTGCGCACCCGCGCCACCGTTGACGGCGACGGGTTCGTCGTCAACGGCCAGAAGATCTGGACCAGCCAGGGCGCCACCGCCAAGCGGCTGCTCGTGCTGGTGCGCACCGGCACCCCGGAGAGCCGCCACCGCGGCCTGTCCATGCTGCTCATCGACACCGACACCCCCGGCCTCACCGTGCGTCCGATCGCGCTGGCCAGCGGCCGCCGGGAACTGGCCGAGGTGTTCTTCGACGACGTGCGGGTGCCCACGGACCGGCTGATCGGCGAGGTCGGCGGCGGGTGGGCCGTGACGATGTTCCTCATGCAGTACGAGCGCGGCATGTACGGCTACGCGGCGCTGAACAAATCGCTGATGGAGCTGAGCCGGGTGCGCGAGTACATGGTCGAGCGCGCCGTCGGGCAGTCCGCGTGGGAGAAGTTCGCGCGGGTGTACGTCGAGGTCATCACCGCCCAGGCGCGCGCTGCCAGCAACGTGCGGAGGCTGGCCGCGGGTGAGGCGATCGGCCCCGAGAGCAGCATCGACAAGCTGCTGTTCAGCGAGGCCGAGCGCGACGTCAACGACCTGATCATGGACATCGCACGCGACCACATCATGGTCGACCCCCTCGGCGCCGACCCCGCCGAACTCGACACCGTCCGCGCCGAATGGTGGTACTCACGCGCCGCCACGATCATGGGCGGCACCGCCGAGGTGCAGCGCGGGATCATCGCCGACCACCTGCTCGGACTGCCGAAGGAGAAGCGCGCATGA